The Vicinamibacterales bacterium DNA segment ATGATCCGGGTGATGATCGCCAGCGTCCCCTCGGAGCCGACGAGCAGGTGGGTGAGGTCGTAGCCGACGACGTTCTTCACGGTCTTGCCGCCGGTCTCGATGATGTCGCCGTTGGCCAGCACCGCCTGCAGGCCGAGCACGTACTGCTTGGTCGTGCCGTACTTGAACGCGCGCGGTCCGCCGGCGCACTCGGCCACGTTGCCGCCGATCACCGACGTCTTGAGCGAGGCGGGATCGGGCGGATAGAACAGGCCCAGCTTCTCCACCGCCGCCTGCAGATCGCCGTTGATCACGTTGGGCTCGACGACGGCGATCAGGTTGTCTTCGTCGATCTCGAGGATGCGGTTCATCCGCTCCATCGAGATGACGAGGCCGCCGCGAACCGGCACCGCACCGCCGGTGTACCCCGTCCCGCCGCCGCGCGGCACGAACGGGACGCCGCGCGCAGCGCACAGCCGGACGATGGCCGCCACCTGGTGGGCGCCGTCGGGCAGGACGACCGCATCGGGCGGATGTCCGCGCTTCAGCGCGTCGGCGCCGTAGATCTCGAGCGAGACCGGGTCGAAGCGGACGTGTGCCGCGCCGACCACGTCGCGCAGGGCGTCGAGCAGATCAGACTGAAGCGGCACGAACCGAACGGCTCGCCAGGAACTCGAGAATGCGCTGTGAGCCGCGCTCCAATTCCTTCAACGACGTGGCGTATGAGATGCGCAGGAAACCGGGCGCGTCGAACGCCTCCCCCGGCGTCAGCGCGACGTGCGCTTCGCTGAGGAGCGCCGCCGCCAGTTCGCCGGACGTGCGGATGCCGTCCGGCGACAGGAATTCGGAGACGTCCGGGAACATGTAGAAGGCGCCAGCCGGCTTGACCATCCGCATGCGCGGATCGGCCGACAGCCAGATCGAGAGCTGATCGCGGCGCCGCCGGTACTCGTCGAGCATCTCGGTGACGCAGCCCTGCGGGCCGCGCAGCGCCGCTTCGGCGGCGCGCTGCGAGATCGAGCAGGCGTTCGAGGTCGAGTGGCTCTGGATGGCGTTGCAGGCGCCGATCAGACTCTTCGGCCCGACGACCCAGCCGCAGCGCCACCCCGTCATCGCGTACGCCTTCGAGGCCGAGCCACAAAGCACGGCGCGCTCCCGCAGTCGGTTCGAGAGCACGCCGATGATGTTGTGCGGGACGGGATCGTAGACGAGCCGGTCGTAGCAGAGATCGAGCAGCACCCAGATGCCGCGCTTGGCCGCGACGTCAGCGATCGCCGCGACGTCGGCCTCGGAGATGAGCGCGCCGGTCGGGTTGCCGGGCGAGTTGATGATGATCCCCTTCGTGCGCGGCGTGACGGCGCCGAGGATCGCGTCGGCCGTGACGGTGAAGCCGTTCTCGACGTGCGTCCGGACGATGACCGGCGTCGCTTCGGCGAGCTTGACCTGCTCGACCAGCGTCGGCCAGCCGGGCATGTGGGTGATCACCTCGTCGCCCGGGCCGAAGAGCGCCAGGATGCTGTTGTAGAGAGCCTGCTTGCCGCCGGCGCTGACGATCACTTCCGCGGTCGA contains these protein-coding regions:
- a CDS encoding pyridoxal phosphate-dependent aminotransferase — protein: MELAARTARIAMSPTMKVTADALKMKAQGIDIVDFGAGEPDFPTPPHVSAAAHRAIDDNFTKYTTNSGTEDLKKAIVERHRLDNGVEYSTAEVIVSAGGKQALYNSILALFGPGDEVITHMPGWPTLVEQVKLAEATPVIVRTHVENGFTVTADAILGAVTPRTKGIIINSPGNPTGALISEADVAAIADVAAKRGIWVLLDLCYDRLVYDPVPHNIIGVLSNRLRERAVLCGSASKAYAMTGWRCGWVVGPKSLIGACNAIQSHSTSNACSISQRAAEAALRGPQGCVTEMLDEYRRRRDQLSIWLSADPRMRMVKPAGAFYMFPDVSEFLSPDGIRTSGELAAALLSEAHVALTPGEAFDAPGFLRISYATSLKELERGSQRILEFLASRSVRAASV